The Punica granatum isolate Tunisia-2019 chromosome 4, ASM765513v2, whole genome shotgun sequence genome has a window encoding:
- the LOC116205118 gene encoding 5'-methylthioadenosine/S-adenosylhomocysteine nucleosidase 1-like isoform X3: MAVVNGDEAGVPEGAQSRPISSIVIITAVQSQALPLAEKFQLVEDAALSAEGFPWVRYSGVYKNLCLNVIWLGKDLALGVDSVGTVSAALVAYASIQALKPDLIINAGTAGGLKSKGATIGDVFLPSHVAFHDRRNPLPAGKLSTGNSLDICPQDEKLITANDAAVKDMEGAAIAYVADLLKIPIIFIKAVSYIVHDEKPDSDNYLKNLMGGSVALDEAVVRAIEFTNGKRLSEL; the protein is encoded by the exons ATGGCGGTCGTCAATGGCGACGAAGCAGGCGTTCCGGAGGGAGCTCAGAGCCGTCCAATCTCCTCCATCGTCATCATAACAG CCGTTCAGTCTCAAGCTCTCCCGCTAGCGGAAAAATTTCAACTTGTGGAGGATGCGGCCCT GTCTGCAGAAGGTTTTCCCTGGGTTCGATATTCTGGGGTTTACAAAAATTTGTGCCTAAATGTTATTTGGCTGGGGAAAGACTTAGCTCTTG GAGTTGATAGCGTAGGCACAGTTTCTGCAGCTCTCGTTGCTTATGCATCCATTCAAGCATTAAAACCAGACCTCATCATTAATGCAGGCACAGCTGGTGGTTTGAAG TCAAAGGGAGCGACCATCGGGGATGTGTTTCTTCCTTCTCATGTTGCATTCCATGACAGAAGGAATCCTCTCCCC GCTGGAAAATTGTCTACGGGCAACTCCCTGGATATATGTCCTCAGGATGAAAAACTAATCACTGCAAATGATGCAGCTGTTAAAGATATGGAG GGAGCAGCCATTGCATACGTGGCAGATTTGCTGAAAATCCCAATTATTTTCATCAAGGCCGTGAGTTATATTGTGCATGACGAGAAACCCGATTCGGATAATTACTTGAAGAACTTGATGGGAGGGAGTGTCGCGCTCGATGAGGCGGTCGTCCGAGCCATAGAGTTCACTAACGGGAAGCGGCTTTCCGAGCTTTGA
- the LOC116205118 gene encoding 5'-methylthioadenosine/S-adenosylhomocysteine nucleosidase 1-like isoform X5, giving the protein MAVVNGDEAGVPEGAQSRPISSIVIITAVQSQALPLAEKFQLVEDAALSAEGFPWVRYSGVYKNLCLNVIWLGKDLALGTAGGLKVCDLYCIGTRQAFSTPDLLKELNLKAGKLSTGNSLDICPQDEKLITANDAAVKDMEGAAIAYVADLLKIPIIFIKAVSYIVHDEKPDSDNYLKNLMGGSVALDEAVVRAIEFTNGKRLSEL; this is encoded by the exons ATGGCGGTCGTCAATGGCGACGAAGCAGGCGTTCCGGAGGGAGCTCAGAGCCGTCCAATCTCCTCCATCGTCATCATAACAG CCGTTCAGTCTCAAGCTCTCCCGCTAGCGGAAAAATTTCAACTTGTGGAGGATGCGGCCCT GTCTGCAGAAGGTTTTCCCTGGGTTCGATATTCTGGGGTTTACAAAAATTTGTGCCTAAATGTTATTTGGCTGGGGAAAGACTTAGCTCTTG GCACAGCTGGTGGTTTGAAG GTTTGTGATTTGTATTGCATTGGTACTCGACAGGCATTCTCAACACCCGACCTCTTGAAGGAACTTAACCTAAAG GCTGGAAAATTGTCTACGGGCAACTCCCTGGATATATGTCCTCAGGATGAAAAACTAATCACTGCAAATGATGCAGCTGTTAAAGATATGGAG GGAGCAGCCATTGCATACGTGGCAGATTTGCTGAAAATCCCAATTATTTTCATCAAGGCCGTGAGTTATATTGTGCATGACGAGAAACCCGATTCGGATAATTACTTGAAGAACTTGATGGGAGGGAGTGTCGCGCTCGATGAGGCGGTCGTCCGAGCCATAGAGTTCACTAACGGGAAGCGGCTTTCCGAGCTTTGA
- the LOC116205118 gene encoding 5'-methylthioadenosine/S-adenosylhomocysteine nucleosidase 1-like isoform X1 has translation MAVVNGDEAGVPEGAQSRPISSIVIITAVQSQALPLAEKFQLVEDAALSAEGFPWVRYSGVYKNLCLNVIWLGKDLALGVDSVGTVSAALVAYASIQALKPDLIINAGTAGGLKSKGATIGDVFLPSHVAFHDRRNPLPVCDLYCIGTRQAFSTPDLLKELNLKAGKLSTGNSLDICPQDEKLITANDAAVKDMEGAAIAYVADLLKIPIIFIKAVSYIVHDEKPDSDNYLKNLMGGSVALDEAVVRAIEFTNGKRLSEL, from the exons ATGGCGGTCGTCAATGGCGACGAAGCAGGCGTTCCGGAGGGAGCTCAGAGCCGTCCAATCTCCTCCATCGTCATCATAACAG CCGTTCAGTCTCAAGCTCTCCCGCTAGCGGAAAAATTTCAACTTGTGGAGGATGCGGCCCT GTCTGCAGAAGGTTTTCCCTGGGTTCGATATTCTGGGGTTTACAAAAATTTGTGCCTAAATGTTATTTGGCTGGGGAAAGACTTAGCTCTTG GAGTTGATAGCGTAGGCACAGTTTCTGCAGCTCTCGTTGCTTATGCATCCATTCAAGCATTAAAACCAGACCTCATCATTAATGCAGGCACAGCTGGTGGTTTGAAG TCAAAGGGAGCGACCATCGGGGATGTGTTTCTTCCTTCTCATGTTGCATTCCATGACAGAAGGAATCCTCTCCCC GTTTGTGATTTGTATTGCATTGGTACTCGACAGGCATTCTCAACACCCGACCTCTTGAAGGAACTTAACCTAAAG GCTGGAAAATTGTCTACGGGCAACTCCCTGGATATATGTCCTCAGGATGAAAAACTAATCACTGCAAATGATGCAGCTGTTAAAGATATGGAG GGAGCAGCCATTGCATACGTGGCAGATTTGCTGAAAATCCCAATTATTTTCATCAAGGCCGTGAGTTATATTGTGCATGACGAGAAACCCGATTCGGATAATTACTTGAAGAACTTGATGGGAGGGAGTGTCGCGCTCGATGAGGCGGTCGTCCGAGCCATAGAGTTCACTAACGGGAAGCGGCTTTCCGAGCTTTGA
- the LOC116205116 gene encoding 5'-methylthioadenosine/S-adenosylhomocysteine nucleosidase 1-like isoform X1 codes for MLGLCTPVHEYSLQEPAFDWMPETRNSPPRRRQSCKLYGNSSQFGRLETTRPQSLIPSLSLSLSLSLSLSEAMAIHESKAIEQAQSRPISTIVFIVAMKAEAAPIVDRFGLSEDTARFPEGVPWVRYHGIYKDLEVNVIWPGQDPLLGVNNVGTISAALVTYASVTELKPDLIINAGTAGGFGSKGACVGDVFLVSHIAFNHRRIPLPSFDVYGIGLRQAFSTPLLLKEVNLKVGKLSTGDSFDMSPEDEALVRAIDATLIDMEGAAVAYVADLLKVPAIFVKAVTNIVDAGNPSLEEFHANLADVSATLNQAVGRLVDKINGKRMSEL; via the exons ATGTTGGGTTTATGTACACCGGTTCATGAATATTCCCTCCAAGAACCAGCGTTCGATTGGATGCCGGAGACTCGGAATTCGCCGCCTCGCCGGCGACAAAGCTGCAAACTTTACGGGAACAGTTCTCAGTTTGGACGGCTGGAGACGACACGACCTCAGTCGCTTATTCcatctctctcgctctctctctctctctctctctctctctctgaggCAATGGCTATTCATGAGAGTAAAGCAATAGAGCAAGCTCAGAGCAGACCCATCTCCACCATCGTCTTTATCGTCG CTATGAAGGCTGAAGCTGCTCCTATAGTGGACAGGTTTGGTCTTTCGGAAGATACGGCAAG GTTCCCAGAAGGTGTCCCCTGGGTTCGCTATCACGGCATTTACAAGGACCTGGAAGTAAATGTAATTTGGCCAGGACAGGATCCACTACTCG GCGTAAATAATGTCGGTACAATTTCCGCTGCATTAGTGACTTACGCATCTGTCACGGAACTGAAGCCCGACCTAATCATTAATGCAGGCACTGCTGGTGGATTCGGG TCAAAGGGGGCGTGCGTTGGGGATGTCTTTCTCGTGTCTCACATTGCTTTCAATCACAGAAGGATACCTCTGCCT AGTTTCGATGTGTATGGAATCGGTCTGCGGCAGGCCTTCTCAACGCCACTTCTTCTGAAAGAGGTTAACTTGAAG GTCGGGAAGCTCTCTACAGGTGATTCCTTTGATATGAGTCCTGAGGATGAAGCATTAGTAAGAGCTATTGATGCTACTCTTATAGACATGGAG GGAGCAGCTGTTGCCTATGTAGCAGATCTTCTGAAAGTTCCTGCGATATTCGTGAAAGCTGTTACCAACATCGTGGACGCAGGAAACCCGTCTTTAGAGGAATTCCACGCGAACTTGGCAGATGTTTCAGCTACCCTCAATCAGGCGGTTGGCAGACTCGTGGATAAAATCAATGGAAAGCGCATGTCCGAACTTTGA
- the LOC116205116 gene encoding 5'-methylthioadenosine/S-adenosylhomocysteine nucleosidase 1-like isoform X2, whose protein sequence is MLGLCTPVHEYSLQEPAFDWMPETRNSPPRRRQSCKLYGNSSQFGRLETTRPQSLIPSLSLSLSLSLSLSEAMAIHESKAIEQAQSRPISTIVFIVAMKAEAAPIVDRFGLSEDTARFPEGVPWVRYHGIYKDLEVNVIWPGQDPLLGVNNVGTISAALVTYASVTELKPDLIINAGTAGGFGSKGACVGDVFLVSHIAFNHRRIPLPSFDVYGIGLRQAFSTPLLLKEVNLKVGKLSTGDSFDMSPEDEALVRAIDATLIDMELLPM, encoded by the exons ATGTTGGGTTTATGTACACCGGTTCATGAATATTCCCTCCAAGAACCAGCGTTCGATTGGATGCCGGAGACTCGGAATTCGCCGCCTCGCCGGCGACAAAGCTGCAAACTTTACGGGAACAGTTCTCAGTTTGGACGGCTGGAGACGACACGACCTCAGTCGCTTATTCcatctctctcgctctctctctctctctctctctctctctctgaggCAATGGCTATTCATGAGAGTAAAGCAATAGAGCAAGCTCAGAGCAGACCCATCTCCACCATCGTCTTTATCGTCG CTATGAAGGCTGAAGCTGCTCCTATAGTGGACAGGTTTGGTCTTTCGGAAGATACGGCAAG GTTCCCAGAAGGTGTCCCCTGGGTTCGCTATCACGGCATTTACAAGGACCTGGAAGTAAATGTAATTTGGCCAGGACAGGATCCACTACTCG GCGTAAATAATGTCGGTACAATTTCCGCTGCATTAGTGACTTACGCATCTGTCACGGAACTGAAGCCCGACCTAATCATTAATGCAGGCACTGCTGGTGGATTCGGG TCAAAGGGGGCGTGCGTTGGGGATGTCTTTCTCGTGTCTCACATTGCTTTCAATCACAGAAGGATACCTCTGCCT AGTTTCGATGTGTATGGAATCGGTCTGCGGCAGGCCTTCTCAACGCCACTTCTTCTGAAAGAGGTTAACTTGAAG GTCGGGAAGCTCTCTACAGGTGATTCCTTTGATATGAGTCCTGAGGATGAAGCATTAGTAAGAGCTATTGATGCTACTCTTATAGACATGGAG CTGTTGCCTATGTAG
- the LOC116205118 gene encoding 5'-methylthioadenosine/S-adenosylhomocysteine nucleosidase 1-like isoform X2, with amino-acid sequence MAVVNGDEAGVPEGAQSRPISSIVIITAVQSQALPLAEKFQLVEDAALSAEGFPWVRYSGVYKNLCLNVIWLGKDLALGVDSVGTVSAALVAYASIQALKPDLIINAGTAGGLKVCDLYCIGTRQAFSTPDLLKELNLKAGKLSTGNSLDICPQDEKLITANDAAVKDMEGAAIAYVADLLKIPIIFIKAVSYIVHDEKPDSDNYLKNLMGGSVALDEAVVRAIEFTNGKRLSEL; translated from the exons ATGGCGGTCGTCAATGGCGACGAAGCAGGCGTTCCGGAGGGAGCTCAGAGCCGTCCAATCTCCTCCATCGTCATCATAACAG CCGTTCAGTCTCAAGCTCTCCCGCTAGCGGAAAAATTTCAACTTGTGGAGGATGCGGCCCT GTCTGCAGAAGGTTTTCCCTGGGTTCGATATTCTGGGGTTTACAAAAATTTGTGCCTAAATGTTATTTGGCTGGGGAAAGACTTAGCTCTTG GAGTTGATAGCGTAGGCACAGTTTCTGCAGCTCTCGTTGCTTATGCATCCATTCAAGCATTAAAACCAGACCTCATCATTAATGCAGGCACAGCTGGTGGTTTGAAG GTTTGTGATTTGTATTGCATTGGTACTCGACAGGCATTCTCAACACCCGACCTCTTGAAGGAACTTAACCTAAAG GCTGGAAAATTGTCTACGGGCAACTCCCTGGATATATGTCCTCAGGATGAAAAACTAATCACTGCAAATGATGCAGCTGTTAAAGATATGGAG GGAGCAGCCATTGCATACGTGGCAGATTTGCTGAAAATCCCAATTATTTTCATCAAGGCCGTGAGTTATATTGTGCATGACGAGAAACCCGATTCGGATAATTACTTGAAGAACTTGATGGGAGGGAGTGTCGCGCTCGATGAGGCGGTCGTCCGAGCCATAGAGTTCACTAACGGGAAGCGGCTTTCCGAGCTTTGA
- the LOC116205116 gene encoding 5'-methylthioadenosine/S-adenosylhomocysteine nucleosidase 1-like isoform X3 yields MLFPEGVPWVRYHGIYKDLEVNVIWPGQDPLLGVNNVGTISAALVTYASVTELKPDLIINAGTAGGFGSKGACVGDVFLVSHIAFNHRRIPLPSFDVYGIGLRQAFSTPLLLKEVNLKVGKLSTGDSFDMSPEDEALVRAIDATLIDMEGAAVAYVADLLKVPAIFVKAVTNIVDAGNPSLEEFHANLADVSATLNQAVGRLVDKINGKRMSEL; encoded by the exons ATGCT GTTCCCAGAAGGTGTCCCCTGGGTTCGCTATCACGGCATTTACAAGGACCTGGAAGTAAATGTAATTTGGCCAGGACAGGATCCACTACTCG GCGTAAATAATGTCGGTACAATTTCCGCTGCATTAGTGACTTACGCATCTGTCACGGAACTGAAGCCCGACCTAATCATTAATGCAGGCACTGCTGGTGGATTCGGG TCAAAGGGGGCGTGCGTTGGGGATGTCTTTCTCGTGTCTCACATTGCTTTCAATCACAGAAGGATACCTCTGCCT AGTTTCGATGTGTATGGAATCGGTCTGCGGCAGGCCTTCTCAACGCCACTTCTTCTGAAAGAGGTTAACTTGAAG GTCGGGAAGCTCTCTACAGGTGATTCCTTTGATATGAGTCCTGAGGATGAAGCATTAGTAAGAGCTATTGATGCTACTCTTATAGACATGGAG GGAGCAGCTGTTGCCTATGTAGCAGATCTTCTGAAAGTTCCTGCGATATTCGTGAAAGCTGTTACCAACATCGTGGACGCAGGAAACCCGTCTTTAGAGGAATTCCACGCGAACTTGGCAGATGTTTCAGCTACCCTCAATCAGGCGGTTGGCAGACTCGTGGATAAAATCAATGGAAAGCGCATGTCCGAACTTTGA
- the LOC116205117 gene encoding 5'-methylthioadenosine/S-adenosylhomocysteine nucleosidase 2-like — MTAMAPHGDRSDAAEEATAAQLEKRPISTVVIIIAMQTEALPLVDRFQLIEDRDSLFPKGVPWVRYHGIYKDLNINLIWPGKDPTLGVDSVGTISASLVAYASISALQPDLIINAGTAGGFKAKGASISDVFLASEVAFHDRRIPIPVFDLYGVGLRQAFPTPNLLKELNLKAGKLSTGDSLDMSPQDEASIVANDATVKDMEGAAVAYVADMLKVPAIFVKAVTDIVDGEKPTAEEFLQNLAAVTAALGESVTQVIDFISGKCLSEL; from the exons ATGACGGCCATGGCTCCTCACGGCGACAGATCGGACGCTGCGGAGGAAGCCACTGCTGCCCAGCTCGAGAAACGGCCAATTTCCACTGTCGTCATCATCATCG CTATGCAGACGGAAGCTCTTCCGCTCGTGGACAGGTTTCAGCTCATTGAGGACCGTGACTCCCT GTTTCCGAAGGGCGTCCCTTGGGTTCGGTATCATGGTATTTACAAAGACTTGAATATCAACTTGATCTGGCCTGGAAAGGATCCAACTTTGG GGGTTGATAGCGTGGGCACCATATCCGCATCTCTTGTTGCCTATGCCTCTATTAGTGCATTGCAGCCTGACCTAATCATAAATGCTGGCACGGCTGGTGGCTTCAAG GCCAAAGGGGCTAGCATCAGTGATGTTTTCCTTGCATCTGAGGTTGCTTTCCACGACAGAAGAATACCTATCCCG GTCTTCGATCTGTATGGAGTTGGGTTACGACAGGCCTTCCCAACACCAAATCTCTTGAAGGAGCTCAACCTAAAG GCTGGGAAACTGTCCACTGGTGACTCTCTCGATATGTCACCACAAGATGAAGCGTCAATTGTTGCAAATGATGCCACAGTAAAGGATATGGAG GGCGCAGCTGTTGCTTATGTAGCAGACATGTTGAAGGTTCCTGCGATATTCGTGAAAGCAGTAACAGACATAGTGGATGGGGAAAAACCAACGGCTGAGGAATTCTTGCAGAATCTGGCTGCAGTAACTGCTGCCCTCGGCGAGTCAGTCACCCAAGTCATCGACTTCATAAGCGGGAAGTGCCTATCCGAGCTCTAG
- the LOC116205118 gene encoding 5'-methylthioadenosine/S-adenosylhomocysteine nucleosidase 1-like isoform X4, with protein MAVVNGDEAGVPEGAQSRPISSIVIITAVQSQALPLAEKFQLVEDAALSAEGFPWVRYSGVYKNLCLNVIWLGKDLALGTAGGLKSKGATIGDVFLPSHVAFHDRRNPLPVCDLYCIGTRQAFSTPDLLKELNLKAGKLSTGNSLDICPQDEKLITANDAAVKDMEGAAIAYVADLLKIPIIFIKAVSYIVHDEKPDSDNYLKNLMGGSVALDEAVVRAIEFTNGKRLSEL; from the exons ATGGCGGTCGTCAATGGCGACGAAGCAGGCGTTCCGGAGGGAGCTCAGAGCCGTCCAATCTCCTCCATCGTCATCATAACAG CCGTTCAGTCTCAAGCTCTCCCGCTAGCGGAAAAATTTCAACTTGTGGAGGATGCGGCCCT GTCTGCAGAAGGTTTTCCCTGGGTTCGATATTCTGGGGTTTACAAAAATTTGTGCCTAAATGTTATTTGGCTGGGGAAAGACTTAGCTCTTG GCACAGCTGGTGGTTTGAAG TCAAAGGGAGCGACCATCGGGGATGTGTTTCTTCCTTCTCATGTTGCATTCCATGACAGAAGGAATCCTCTCCCC GTTTGTGATTTGTATTGCATTGGTACTCGACAGGCATTCTCAACACCCGACCTCTTGAAGGAACTTAACCTAAAG GCTGGAAAATTGTCTACGGGCAACTCCCTGGATATATGTCCTCAGGATGAAAAACTAATCACTGCAAATGATGCAGCTGTTAAAGATATGGAG GGAGCAGCCATTGCATACGTGGCAGATTTGCTGAAAATCCCAATTATTTTCATCAAGGCCGTGAGTTATATTGTGCATGACGAGAAACCCGATTCGGATAATTACTTGAAGAACTTGATGGGAGGGAGTGTCGCGCTCGATGAGGCGGTCGTCCGAGCCATAGAGTTCACTAACGGGAAGCGGCTTTCCGAGCTTTGA